ATGAATAAAGTGAAggttttaaattaatcttttggTTTTATAGCTCAGAACGTCATAGAAAACTGTTGTAAGCATTGGCTTGTGTCAGACTGGAAGAGGTCATGTCACATAGAAGAAGTTCACTGCTTACTGCTTGCTTGCAGTAATAGAAACTTCAGGTCATGCCAATATGAAAACACTTTATTCATGTAGGGCTTGTGCCTAGTACACTAGAAGAAAGCTATTATTGGATAACAGGCCCTGCAGACTAGGAGCATGATTTTTCCAAACCAGAAGCGAAGGTCATTTAAGCTTTATGCATGCAATTTTTCCTACAAATTCAGTCAAGTGATGCCCCAAAACAAACTAGTTTGGAGACTTGTTTTCAGTTGTAGAGAGAATGGGAAGTAAAGGAAGGGTTAGATTAAAGAATTGTCTCCACAAACTTCTCTAGCTACAGAGTTCATTTATCCTGTGAAGGGTGACACAGAGTATTGGAGAATGATTGACGTTCAGATTTGAGTCTTTTATACAGCATAAGGCTCTTCAATTCCTCCAGTGTTCCCTAATGGACAGAATATATAGAGTTATTAAGTTGTGTGCATTGACAGTATTGAAATGTTTTTATAGAAGTTCGTACTCTCTTTCAGGTTGGTCCCAAAAAGGAGGTTGCAGAATGTAAGGAAAAGTTTGCCAGCTCTAAGGATCCAACAGTTAGTCAAACGTTTATGCTAGATAGAGTATTCAACCCCGAAGGAAAGTCACTAACATCAATGCGAGGATTCAAGTATTCAAGCTGGTCTCCTTTGGGCTGTGACGCTAATGGAAGATGTCTACTAGCAGCTTTAACGATGGACAATAGACTGACTGTTCACGCTAACCTCAACAGACTGCAGTGGGTGCAGCTAGTTGATCTGACAGAAGTTTATGGGGAGCGTCTTTGTGAAAGCAAGTACAGAATTTCTAAGACCGAGGTGCCCCGAGGAGATCTAGGGGACTTCTCTGAATTTCAGAGAAGGCACAGCATGCAGACTCCAGTGCGTATGGAGTGGTCAGGTATCTGCACCACCCAGCAGGTGAAACATAACAATGAATGCCGGGATGTTGGTAGTGTGCTCCTAGCAGTGCTCTTTGAAAATGGTAACATTGCAGTTTGGCAGTTTCAACTTCCTTTTGTGGGTAAGGAATCCATCACTTCTTGCAATACCATAGAGTCTGGAATAAATTCCCCTAGTGTCTTGTCCTGGTGGGAATATGAACACAACAACCGAAAGATGAGCGGACTCATAGTAGGGAGTGCTTTTGGACCTGTTAAAATCCTTCCCGTCAATCTAAAAGCAGTTAAAGGTTACTTTACACTCAGGCAACCAGTTGTCTTGTGGCAAGAAATGGACCAATTGCCAGTGCATAGTATCAGATGTATTCCTCTTTATCATCCTTACCAGAAATGTAGCTGTAGCTTAGTGGTGGCTGCAAGAGGATCATATGTGTTTTGGTGTCTTCTCCTGATATCCAAAGCAAGCCTGAATGTTCACAATTCCCATGTGACAGGGCTTCACTCTTTGCCAATTGTATCTATGACTGCAGATAAACAGAATGGCACAGTATATACGTGCTCAAGTGACGGAAAGGTAAGGCAGCTGATTCCCATCTTCACAGATGTTGCATTAAAGTTTGAGCACCAGCTGATTAAGCTATCAGAAGTGTTTGGCTCTGTGAGGACTCATGGGATAGCTGTAAGCCCATGTGGTGCATACTTAGCAGTTATCACAACAGAGGGTATGACAAATGGCCTTCACCCTGTTAATAAAAACTATCAAGTTCAGTTTGTAACTCTTAAAACTTTTGAGGAGGCAGCCGCTCAGCTCTTGGAATCTTCTGTTCAAAATCTTTTCAGGCAAGTGGACCTGACGGACCTTGTGCGCTGGAAGATTTTGAAGGATAAGCACATCCCTCAGTTCTTACAAGAAGCCTTGGATAAAAAGATTGAGAGTTGCGGATCCACTTATTTCTGGCGCTTTAAGCTGTTCCTTCTGAGGATTTTGTACCAGTCGATGCAGAAGActccctcagaagtcatgtggaAGCCTTCACATGAGGATGCAAAAATCTTGATTTCCGATTCCCCTGGCATAGGCAGCACTGAAGATGATCAGCAAGAAGAAGGAACTTCTAAACAGACCAGCAAGCAGAGCTTGGGTGATGTGAGCAGAGGCATGGACACGGAGGACCTGGCAGATGACTCTCTTCCTCAGTCAACTGATGTAGGAGGCCGGGAGCCAATGGAAGAAAAGCTTCTAGAAATACAGGCACAAATTGAGGCAGTAGAAATGCACTTGACGCGGGAACACATGAAACGGGTGTTGGGAGAAGTCTACCTCCACACATGGATTACAGAGAACACCAGTATTCCAACCAGAGGAGTCTGCGATTTCTTAATGTCTGACGAAGGCTATGACGACAGAACAGCACGAGTAAGTGCATGTGAATGTTTTTGAGAcctgacacccctcccccccccagctcactgtttttgttcatttttaaacTTAAGGGGTGGAGGATAAAGGGTTGAAATGAGAAGCTGCTCAGCAAGAGAGATGAGCCAGGGAGATGAGTTGTCTGCCCTTCCAGTTTAGCATGATGGGTGGGATGACAGTACAGACCTTGGAGTTTGGGATCAGGCAGAGTAAAGTAAGCCTTGCTTAAAATTTCTTCAAGGTTTGGGGTGGGGTTGAGGAAATCTATTGTTATTTGTTAATGATGGAAAGACCATATGGGTAAAGATATTATTAAATAGTGTCTGTAAaccaaaaaaggaggaggaatttCCTCCAAACGAGAGGCAGTTGAGCCTTGCAGTTCTAATTCTTCAGAATTTCTGTCAGTAGCTCTTGAAAATGTAACGCACTTCTTACTGGTAATAGTCACTGCTCAGTTTGAGAgacaatttgcatttttgaaacaGTACTCACTGCCTGAGCCTCCCAACATATCCCTTCCTAATGTGTAAAAGAAACCCCATCATTTGACATTAATGTTGCACAGCAAACACAATCCTTGCCCCAGCAAGAGCAACACCCAACTCAGTAATCCCAAGAACTGTCGGTTATGATCCGGAAAGCTGTGCATAGAGAGGCTATGCCGTATTTCTGCAGTAACTGAATCCTTGCATCATTTAGCCTCTCGAAGTAAACAAACCGACCAATCAACCCTTAAACTGCTTTTGGAGAAGCCAGGGTAGCTTCCGTTACAGAACTGAGCTTTTCAGTGCCAGGCCTGTAGGCAAGCAGGCTGCAGCCTTGTGGCCTTTAATACGTTGCCAAAGAATTACCATCTCACAACTGTGTTCTGAAGTGCTGCGCATTGGAAAAGCCTGAGCAGTTGCCCTTCACACCTCATACACAGACTATTATTTCTTTTTGCAGTGGGTAAAGCATGACTCTTGAATACAGTTTATATAAACCTCTGTTAATCACAACTGCTGTCACTGCCTAAGATATTCAGTATAAAACAATGGCCTATGATTTATATCATGCACTATGTCAAAGGTAAAGAGTGACGTGGTCATACATTTAACCCATGTGTTTTAAGTTTAACAGAATGGCTACATATTTTTTTAGAGATAAAGTCATTGCTAAAATAAAATTGTCAGACTTCTAAATAATAAATGGGATTTTAAACACCTCTATTCTTAAAGGCATaagattacttaaaaaaaaatcccttttgcaTATGGCATTTGATGTTCTCTAGGATGATGTAGTACACCGATCCCAAGTTCAGTTTCCCTTTTCAGACAGCCTAATTACCCAGACTACTGGTTACTTTTAAACAAAGCCTGTGTTCCTTCCAGCACTGCAAGGCTTTAAGGCAGTTAGATCCATGATGAATATGTGGAAAGACTAATCATTCCAttgcttttttcatttgaatCCAGTTAGATGCCTAAAGTTCTgcgtttttttttctgaaatcatAATATCCTACGAGATGTTTCCACCTTTCAGCGGCAGTCGTCTTGCTATAAACGATGCTGACTGCTGTGTGTTCCCAGGTGCTGATTGGGCATATCTTAAAGAAAATGAACAAACAGACTTTCCCAGAGCACTGCAGCTTGTGTAAAGAGATCCTGCCATTCACAGATCGCAAGCAGGCAGTCTGCTCCAATGGACATATTTGGCTCAGGTAATCTGTTCTTTTGAATGAGTAGAAGGCATGCAAGTAGCAAGAGAAATACGTTCTTGTAGCGTGAAAGAGTAAGAGCCATGAAACATGCTGTGCATGCTACAGTGAAGACAAGACAGCAGAGCAGTCAGGGCAAAGGAGAATGTACCAGATACTTTTAAGGGGTGAATTAAGGGATATTTGACAGAGGTAGGCCAAAAtttgaccctttttttttttttgtttaaagggaaaaaaatgctcCAATGATCTTAGTTTTCCCACTGTCACTCCTCCCCGACAATGCAaagaaagtggggagggaaacATTAGCCCTCAAAACTTCTCTCCAGCTTGTCTGTTGGCTAAAATTTTAACGCCAGTAATGAAGCATTCCAGGCATCTCTCAACATTTATGCTTTAAAATTTACTGTTATAGACATCTGCATGTGTGTATTATAAGGCACTCAAATTCAGGGCAGCCTTCCTAAGCCAGCTTGGTACAGTTACATATGTGCCTTTTATATTGAATGTTAACTCATTTTGAAGAACTGCTGACTTTACTAGGAACAGGTAATCAGCAGGATTGGCCCAAATGCTGCCTTTACTCCCCCAGCAGCACGGGCATTAACTGAGCAGAATTCAGCCCTCTGTCATAAAGCATACAAGTGGGAACTCAGTTTTGATGATGCAATCTGCCACCTTTTCAGGTGCTTTTTAACCTACCAGTCCTGCCAGAGTTTGGTATACAGAAGGTGTTTGCTTCATGACAGCATTGCACGACATCCAACCCCAGAAGGTGAGCTACTTCCGTGGCTTGAAAGGGCAAGACAAGATAGCATGTTCTGGCTCTGTAAAGGCAGATCATGTTCAGCAGCTTGCTGTTATTTCGGGGAGTTATCAAATGCAGTAGAAATGTTCAGCTCTTTATGGTGCTCCATTGTAGATTATGCCTCGTTTGCACAGTTTAATTAGAATATGGTAATTGGGAAAAGTGATGTGTAAGTACATATTGCACTTTAAATATGAGCCAAGTACACATGCAGTCTGTGCTGGAGTGTTACAGCAGACAGCTGATTAGTACTAATATAATCTGATTTCTGTGCGTGCACAAATTGCTTGTCCAGTCTTACAGATGCTGTGTCCTTGACTCCTGTGGATTTCAATGGAAGGTCACTCAGCCTAGTGCAGGATGAGATGGTGAATGGTCATGACTGTCTTGCCTAAGTGGTGTAGCAGAGGGAAGGAACAAATCAACTTTTTGATTGTGTGCTTTCATACTTTTCTGCTGAGCAAGATAAATACTTCAACAGCATGTTGTTAGAACCCAGACACCTTCAGGCCTGGGTTTTGACCTTCATGCTTAGCTTGAATTGTGGTCCCAGATGACTCTTTAAAAACCAAAAATTTCGATATGTTCTATTACCAGTTTAAAAAGCATTTACAGGATAGGaggctgaaatattttttttaaagatgtagtGAACTGAGCATTTAGCAGCACTGTCCTTTAGGAAGGATATGATTTTTTTGCCTGTTTTACTAATGCACTTTTTTGCACAACTATTGCACTCTTAAAGGGCTAAGTACTCCCTTCCCACAAGTCTGGAGAGTTTCTAGTTTCTACTGAGATGTGATCTAATACAGATAACACAGTTCTGGAGAAGTGTTGCTGGTTGCTtagttcttttttgtttgttttctaccCTAGAAGTAAAAGGAAACACAAACCACACACTGCAGTAGGTCAGATTTAAAACTTCAgcctaaagaaacaaaaaacacttaAATTATGACAGGATCATCCTTTAAATGTTTCCCGTGCTGCATATGCATAGCTGATGTGGCTGTCCACAGTGTGCAGCTAGATAGGTGCTGGTGCTGTGGAGACAGCTTCAGCCTGAACTTTGCCTCCTGCAGACATGAACTTTAAACTAGCATTGTTTTAAGTTTCACAAATTAGTGGAGCATACCCTTCGTTCTGATCCTTCAAGTACTCGTGAGAGCTGTCTGTCAGAGCTTAGCTTCCCGGGATTTCTTATTTTGTTCAGTGAAGTGACATCAAGCCAAGTATTTTCATCTAAATTGCTGGATTATCTTTCCTCCAACTCATGCTTTTAAAACTACTGCTTTTCTCATTTACAGACCCTGAGTGGATCAAGAGGTTATTGCAAGGACCTTGTACTTTCTGTGATTCTCCTGTGTTCTAGACAACAGCTGTGGGAAGCTTGAGAAGGCATTTTCTCTGCTGCATAACACTCCCTTCAGTCTGGAAGGAGAAAAAGGAGTGGGAGCGCGCACACTGCTGGAGGGGAAAAAGACATTCTCCTTAACCCTGTAAATAGGACATTGGAAGGCCAAGCAGCTCACAGTCCAGAGCCCTATTTCATACTCCAGAAGCAGGAGTACATCTTCTAGGGAGTGTCTGGCACAGGGGTTTGACAAAGCAATTTTGAGACAACCAGAGCTCCCGTTACAGCATCAGCACTTGATTGGGCACCTTTCCTTTCACTGAAAGAGGTCTGAAATATTGTAAGCGTGCAGTCTGACCTACCCCATCTGTGTGGAAACCAGATGTTTTCCTCCTGGCATGTGGAGTGCTGGAGGTGCTTACTAAAGCCTTGGTGGGTAGAGAAGGCTTCAGCCTGCAGTGCCTCTTTGCTGTTAATGAGCAGTGGCACTTACCGTACCACCAAATATTAAACTTTCAGAAAGAACTCGTGGTTCTAATAC
The window above is part of the Alligator mississippiensis isolate rAllMis1 chromosome 12, rAllMis1, whole genome shotgun sequence genome. Proteins encoded here:
- the GTF3C4 gene encoding general transcription factor 3C polypeptide 4 isoform X1, which produces MAASGGSAAPCPADEEPAAGAEAEAGAGPSAGFRLTAVRREPAVRLQHGASGLEPLAWSEDHRVSVSTARSIAVLEQLSDVHRGGHDMVIHRTAVPAPPAACLLKVGPKKEVAECKEKFASSKDPTVSQTFMLDRVFNPEGKSLTSMRGFKYSSWSPLGCDANGRCLLAALTMDNRLTVHANLNRLQWVQLVDLTEVYGERLCESKYRISKTEVPRGDLGDFSEFQRRHSMQTPVRMEWSGICTTQQVKHNNECRDVGSVLLAVLFENGNIAVWQFQLPFVGKESITSCNTIESGINSPSVLSWWEYEHNNRKMSGLIVGSAFGPVKILPVNLKAVKGYFTLRQPVVLWQEMDQLPVHSIRCIPLYHPYQKCSCSLVVAARGSYVFWCLLLISKASLNVHNSHVTGLHSLPIVSMTADKQNGTVYTCSSDGKVRQLIPIFTDVALKFEHQLIKLSEVFGSVRTHGIAVSPCGAYLAVITTEGMTNGLHPVNKNYQVQFVTLKTFEEAAAQLLESSVQNLFRQVDLTDLVRWKILKDKHIPQFLQEALDKKIESCGSTYFWRFKLFLLRILYQSMQKTPSEVMWKPSHEDAKILISDSPGIGSTEDDQQEEGTSKQTSKQSLGDVSRGMDTEDLADDSLPQSTDVGGREPMEEKLLEIQAQIEAVEMHLTREHMKRVLGEVYLHTWITENTSIPTRGVCDFLMSDEGYDDRTARVLIGHILKKMNKQTFPEHCSLCKEILPFTDRKQAVCSNGHIWLRCFLTYQSCQSLVYRRCLLHDSIARHPTPEDPEWIKRLLQGPCTFCDSPVF
- the GTF3C4 gene encoding general transcription factor 3C polypeptide 4 isoform X2, with protein sequence MAASGGSAAPCPADEEPAAGAEAEAGAGPSAGFRLTAVRREPAVRLQHGASGLEPLAWSEDHRVSVSTARSIAVLEQLSDVHRGGHDMVIHRTAVPAPPAACLLKVGPKKEVAECKEKFASSKDPTVSQTFMLDRVFNPEGKSLTSMRGFKYSSWSPLGCDANGRCLLAALTMDNRLTVHANLNRLQWVQLVDLTEVYGERLCESKYRISKTEVPRGDLGDFSEFQRRHSMQTPVRMEWSGICTTQQVKHNNECRDVGSVLLAVLFENGNIAVWQFQLPFVGKESITSCNTIESGINSPSVLSWWEYEHNNRKMSGLIVGSAFGPVKILPVNLKAVKGYFTLRQPVVLWQEMDQLPVHSIRCIPLYHPYQKCSCSLVVAARGSYVFWCLLLISKASLNVHNSHVTGLHSLPIVSMTADKQNGTVYTCSSDGKVRQLIPIFTDVALKFEHQLIKLSEVFGSVRTHGIAVSPCGAYLAVITTEGMTNGLHPVNKNYQVQFVTLKTFEEAAAQLLESSVQNLFRQVDLTDLVRWKILKDKHIPQFLQEALDKKIESCGSTYFWRFKLFLLRILYQSMQKTPSEVMWKPSHEDAKILISDSPGIGSTEDDQQEEGTSKQTSKQSLGDVSRGMDTEDLADDSLPQSTDVGGREPMEEKLLEIQAQIEAVEMHLTREHMKRVLGEVYLHTWITENTSIPTRGVCDFLMSDEGYDDRTARVLIGHILKKMNKQTFPEHCSLCKEILPFTDRKQAVCSNGHIWLRP